The region CAGGGAGCCACCCTATCTTGTCGCAGGTATTATTTCTGATGTCAGGTTTAAAATGACAAGCCGAGGGAAGATTGCCATCATCACATTAGATGATTCTGAAGGGAGGATGGATATGGTGGTGGGGAGCAAGGTGCTCAATGACTTCTATGAGCTCATCAAAGAAGATCAATTACTATTTGTTGAAGGAAGGGTCAGTCATGATGACTTTACGGGTGGGAATAGAATTAATGTAATTAAGGCTTTTGATTTATTGAGTATACAAAGTACAAAAGCTCAACTACTTAAAATTACGCTTGATAAACAGGCGAATCCAGATGTCCTTAAAAATTTACTTAAGCCCTTTTGTAATGGTGCTTTTGGGGCTGATATAAAAAAATGTCGAGTGAAGGTCGAGTATCAAAATCAACAAGGAAAGGTTGAATTGATGTTGGGTCCTGAGTGGTCTGTGGCGCTTCATGAGGATTTAATTTTTGGTCTTGTGGCATCATACGAAGATGACAACGTCAAAATCCTTTATAATTAGCAAATTATTTATGGCCCGATTTAGATTATGAAGCGTACTTACCTTGAATTTGAAAAACCTGTTGAAACACTTGAAGCTAAAATTGAAAGCTTGAAGAAGGCGCATGATGATCATCCAACCATTGATGTCAATAAAGAATTAAATTCCCTTCAGGAAAAGCTTGAGTCAATGCAACATAAAATTTTTGATAATTTAACTGCATGGCAAATTTCTCAAGTATCTAGACACCCGCAAAGACCCTATACGCAAGATTATATCCAAGCCATTTTTAAGAATTTTAAGGAGTTACATGGTGATAGGGCTTATTCAGATGACCCAGCAATTATAGGTGGTTTAGCAGAATTTGAAGGACAGTCTGTCATGGTCATTGGCCATCAAAAAGGTCGTGACATTAAAGAGCGACAGCATCGTAATTTTGGTATGCCAAGACCAGAGGGTTATCGAAAAGCCTTAAGGTTATTTAAGCTTGCCGAAAAATTTTCTTTACCCATTATTACTTTAATTGATACGCCAGGCGCTTATCCAGGAATAGGTGCTGAAGAGCGGGGACAGTCTGAGGCAATTGCAAGGAATTTGTATGTGATGACTGAGCTTCAAGTACCCATTATTTCATTGGTAATCGGTGAAGGTGGATCTGGCGGGGCTCTAGCACTTGGTGTTTCTGATCGCTTATCAATGTTGGAATTTTCAACATACTCGGTTATTTCTCTTGAGGGCTGCGCTTCTATTTTATGGAAAAAAGCGGAAATGGCAGAAGTGGCAGCAGATACCCTCGGGATAACATCTACGAAATTGAAAAAATTAGGACTTGTGGATGAAATTATTTCAGAGCCATTAGGTGGCGCACACAGAGATTATAAAGTCACAATGAAAAATGTTAAACAAACCTTAAAAGATCAATTGATCGAGTTAAAAGCTACCTCTATTAACAAGTTACTTGAAAATAGATATGAGCGCTTAACGAGCTTTGGACAACATAGCCACAGTGAAAAATGAAAAACAAATTCAGGATAAAATTTATCAATCCTTCCAAGACAACTTAAAACAAGATAATGCTAACCTAGAAATTCTTTTAGGGTTTAGTGGGGGTTTGGATTCTTGCGTTTTACTTCATCTTCTTTTTCAAATGCAAACTCAATTACATTTTAAACTTAAAGCGATTCATATTCATCATGGGCTCAGCTCATCTGCTGATGATTGGTTAAATTTTTGTAAAGAAAAATGTAAATCATTAAATATCGAATTTTATGATGAAAAAGTAAAAATTAATGATAAACGCATATTAGGTATTGAAGGAGAAGCCCGAGAATTAAGGTATCAGGCAATAAAGAAAAAACAAAAGGGCATTGTAGCGCTTGGACATCATCAAAATGATCAGGCAGAGACATTAATGCTGCAGCTTTTGAGAGGTTCAGGATTAAAGGGACTAGCAGGTATGCCTGAGTTTGATGTAAAAAGAAAGTTTTGGCGACCCATGCTAAATATAAAAAAAGAGGTTCTAGAGAAGTATGCCAATGAAAACAATATCAAATATATTAAAGATGAAAGTAATGAAGATATCAATTTCGATAGAAATTTCATTCGAAAGAAAGTTTTGCCTTTGATTGAATCTAGGTATCCAGCATCTATTGAAACAGTAAGTCGTTCTGCAACCAATATTTCAGATGGTCATTATTTAAATGAATTTTTAGCATTAGATGACAGTAAAAATATTATGTCAGATGATGGCAGTTATTTATTAATTAACAAATTAAAAAAACTTCCTAAGCTAAGAGCTATAAATTTACTGCGTTGGTGGCTTTCATTTAACAATTTACTTATGCCAAGTAAAAAGAATATGGACGAGCTTTATAAACAAACTGTCTTTATAAAAAAGGATACAGCTTTGAATTTAAAAGTTTCTGACGAAGTATCTATTCGTGCACATAACAATAAGCTTTTAATTGTCAAATTAGATATTAATTCAAGTACTTTTGAATTGAAATGGTCGGGTCAAGAGGAGCTTCATTTACCCAATAAAACAAAACTTCAATTCATAAAAATCGAAGAAGGGGGATTATCTTTATCCAAGCTTGGTGTAAAAACACTTAGCGTTAAAAGTAGGATTGGAGGCGAGAAACTAAAGCCTTTTTCAGATCAACCTAGTCGAAGCCTAAAATATTTATTTCAAATTGCTGATATACCTATTTGGGAAAGAGGACAGATTCCTTTAATTTTTGCAAAAAATGAATTAGTTGCAATCCCAAATCTTGCTGTACATCATAAATACCAATCAAGTATAGGAGAAGAGGGCTATCAAATAAATTGGTTACGCAATTAAAAAATTAGGAATTATTCCTATTTAGTAAAAAGAAAGTTTATGTAAAATATCGCTCTTAAACAACAAGTTATTTTGAAAGGGCTCTTCACATGAAAAAAATTTCTAAAGCAACGGGTATTGTTGCGATCACTAGTATGCTTCTTCCAACCGCCATCATTGCAGGTGAACCGTTAAAAGTAGACAGTATTGAAGTATATTCTCCAACATACCTACCTTCAATTGGTTTACCTGTTAAGGATGTTCCATATGCTGTTCAGACAGCAACAGGTGAGGAAATTAGAGAGCAGGCTGGGGTTAGTATTGCTGATTATATGGTGAATAATCTTGAAGGAGTTACTGTGAACGAAGTTGGCGGAAACCCATATCAATTAGAAATTAATTATCGTGGTTATAACGCAACCCCAATTATGGGAAATCCTCAAGGTCTTTCGATTTATGTTGATGGCGTGAGAGCAAATATGCCATTTAGTAATAATGTCTTATGGGATACGATTCCTGATTTTGCTCTTGATGATATGCAATTAGTCGGTGGCTCAAATCCTGTTTATGGACTTAACACTCTAGGTGGCTCATTAAGTTTGCAAACAAAGAGTGGTCGAATTTTTAATAAATCAGCAATTGATGGATCAACAGGTTCGTGGGGGAGAAATACCGGCCTTTTTGAGTCAGGTGGAGTTTCCGATGATAGTAGATTTGATTACTATGCTGGTTATTCGTATTTTAAGGAAGATGGCTGGAGAGAGCCTTCACCAACAGAAGTTCAACAATGGTTTAGTAAATTTGGTTATGAAGATGAGGATTCAAGATATGACTTAACTTACACAGGTGCTCATAACAGCCTTGTAGGTAACGGCATGGTTCCTGATTACCTTCTTGGAGATGACTTGAAGGGTGTTCATACACTTATCGATAAAACGAGAACACAATATAACCAAGTTCAATTGAATGGTACAGAATTTGTAAGTGATACAGTGATGGCGTCAGGTAACCTCTACTGGAGAAACCTTGATCAAAGTACCTATAACGGTGACTTAAATGATGAATACGAGAATCCAGGTGATGATGAGGGAGTTATTAATCGATCAAAAACAAAATCAAATGTTTATGGAGGTAATGGCCAAGTGACATTTGATAATGATTGGCTATCAAGAAGAAATCAGTTAATTGTTGGGGCTGGATATGAGTACTCAAAAGTACAATTTAAGCAAACCGAACAAGAAATTGAAACACTTGATCCTTCTGGCTTTTTCTCAGGGGACTTAGGTGAATTAGAACAAAATTCAGGATTAACGGGTCAAACATATACATACAGTGGGTTTATCTCAAATAACCATGCATTAAATGATCAATGGAGTGTTAACACTGCAGCACGTTATAACTACGTAGTGATTGACAATGACGATACATTTAACCCAGATGGCGGTAACGCTTCACTTTCTGGCGAACATGATTATGATCGATTAAATCCATCAGTAGGTCTTACTTATAACCCAAATGATAATTTAACAACATATGGTTCTTATAACGAATCTAGTCGTGCTCCTACAAGTATTGAGCTTGGTTGTGCAAACCCAGACAACCCTTGTACGTTGCCAACTCAGATGGCAGATGATCCGCCACTTGATCAAGTTGTTGCAAAAACATTTGAACTAGGTGCAAGAGGTAAATTTGCGAGTATCTATAACAGTAATATGTCGTGGAATATTTCAGGCTACAGTGCTACGAATCATGATGACATTTTATTTCTATACACTGAATCAAATTCAACTGCGGGGTACTTTGATAATGTTGATAAAACAAAAAGACAAGGTGTTGATGTAGGTCTTAGTAATGCCTTTGAATCGTGGACACTTAGCATGAACTATAATTATGTAAAAGCGACATATGGAACTGACATTAATATGGTTAGCGAAAACAATTCATCATCTTCTGATGATAATGAGGGTCAGATTAGTGTTGAAGATGGTGATTACTTACCAAATATACCTGCACACAGTTTCAAAGTCAGGGCAGTTTATAATCCACAATCTAATTGGTATTTAGGTGCAACAATGACGGCATTTAGCTCATCATATATGATGGGAAATGAAAACCAAGAGAATGATTCATCTCAATCTCCTTTTGTTAGGAGCGAAGTCCCAGGATATGCTGTTGTAAATTTGGATGGTGAATATAATTTTACACATATGTTAGAAGGTTGGAAAATTTACGCAAAAGTTACTAACTTACTTGATAATAAATATTACACTGGTGGACGAATTGCAGAATCAAGGGTAAATGCTGATCGTTCATTTAGTGACGATGAGATAGCAACATCCTCGATGATTGGTGGGGCGCCAAGAGCAGGGTGGGTTGGCTTACGTTACGAATTTTAAACGTAAAAGTAATATATAAAAAAGGGCTTTAGGCCCTTTTTTATTATCTTCGGGTGTATATTATAATTTTAGATAACTTGGTGTTATATGAGTTTAAAGTCACAACTTATTATTTATATAAACTCTTTACTTTTGATCGCGACTTTAATTGGTTTGATGACCATTATGATGGTTACTCAAAAAAATGTGAGGGAAGAGGTCTTGTCAACGATGTCTCTTGCTGAATTTGCGATTGAGCAAGGGGTAAAAAAGAACCCTGATTTCTACCTCTTCCAAAGAGATAATAATGAATTAGGTATCTCTGAATTATCAGGAATTCGACATTTAAAAATTCAATTTTTTGATCAAAATGATGTTTTATTAGAAGAAACATTGAATATGCCTGATGAAATTAAGCCTCCTCCAGCTTGGTTTATCAATGTAATTGAAAGCCTCTCTGATAAGATATTTTTTTCAAAAATCAATATTGAACAAAGGGGAGAATTAACAGGATATGTTCTTATAAAACCTGAACCAATCTATGAGTATGCAGAAATATGGCAACAAATAAAGGTAGGACTTTGGATTATCGTAAGCTTTCTTATTCTTATAAACCTTGTAGTTTTACTTCTTTTTTCTCATATGATAAAACCTATCAATAAAATCATTGAAGGATTTGAGAAGCTGGAAGCTGGTAACTTTAAATCAAAGATTAGAAAATCAAATATCCTTGAGCTTGATATTATTGGAAAAAAATTTAATAGCATGATTGATAATTTGAGACAGAGTAATAATAAGATTCACAAATTAAGCCAAAATTTAATTGATGTTCAAGAACAAGAAAAAAGTGAATTAGCTAGAGATTTGCATGATGAACTTGGTCAATCTCTAACCGCACTTCAAGCTGAAGCTGCCTCAATTTCAAAAACAACAAAGAAGAAATCTCGTGATGAAGCCATATTTAATGTAATAAAATTATCAAAAAATATGATGCTCTCTACAAGAGAAATTATAAAGAAACTTAATTTAGGGTTAATTGAAGACTTGGGTTTTGAGTCAGCTTTAACTGAATTATTTGAAAACTGGAAAAGAAGATTTAAAGGGGTAAAATTTGCATATTCTATTGATGAAAAAGCTATTAAAAAGATAACAAAAAAGAAAACGGCTCATCTTTACAGAATTTTTCAAGAGGCACTTACAAATATTGCAAAGCATTCATCCCCACAAAAAATTCAAATAAGCATTAAATATATAGATAACAGTAATAAAACAAGAATTCTGATTAGCAACGATGGTATTAGCAATGACTCTTCCAATCAGGATGGGCTTGGTCTTATAGGTATTGCAGAGAGAGTAGACCAAATTCAAGGTACTTTAGAAATTTCTAAAAAGAAATTATTTAAAATAATTATTAATTTGAGTAATTAGATGACTGATTTATTAATTGTAGATGATCATGAAATTGTTCGTACAGGTATTAAGCGTCTTGTAGAAAACACGCCAAACCTTAATATAGTTGCTGATTTAGGTTCCGGAGAAGAGGCTTATCAATTCTTACAAAGAAATACAGTTGATTTGATCATTATGGATGTTTCTATGCCTGGAAAAGGAGGTATTGAGACAACAAATCAAATTAAAAAGAGATATCCAAAAATAAAAATCTTAATGCTCTCAATGCATGATAATTCCATGATCATTGAAAAAGCGATGAAGGCTGGTGCTAACGGTTATATTTTAAAGAACGACTTATCTGATGATTTACTGAATGCAGTTGAAAAAGTCATGAATAACGAGACTATTATTTCAGCATCGGTAGATGTAGATGAATTTAAAGATTCATTAATCAAGGATTTAAATAACAAAGAATTTGAAATTTTTAAATCTCTTGCATCAGGTGAAGATTTACTAACTATTGCTGAAAAATTGAATATCAGTTACAATACAGCAGCAAATTACCAAACATCAATTAAACAAAAATTAAATGCAAAAAATATACTCGATTTTTATAATTTAGCTAAAGAGAATAAAATTTTATAAACAATTAACTTGTAAATCTATTGTTATAATCGATTTAATAATACTACAGGCTTATTTATGGACATTGGAACGCCTTTAAGTGCTTCATCCACCCGAGTAATGTTATTGGGTGCTGGAGAGCTTGGTAAGGAGGTAATTATTTCATTCCAGAGACTGGGTGTGGAGGTTATTGCTGTCGATCGATATCAAAATGCACCAGGCCATCAGGTTGCTCACCGCGCTTACGTTATTGATATGACCAATGAAAAGCAACTAAGAGAAATTATTAAAAAAGAGAAACCACACTATATCGTCCCAGAAATTGAAGCAATTAATACAGATTTCTTATCGGAAGTCGATAGCGAGGGTTATTCCAAAGTAATTCCTAGTTTAAAAGCAGTTCAGTTAACAATGAACCGAGAAGGTATTAGAAGGCTTGCATCTGAAGAATTAGGCTTACCAACATCAAACTATGGTTTTGCAAGAAGTTTTGAGGAGCTAAAAGATTTAATTCTAAATAAAATAAAATTTCCATGTTTTATTAAACCTACCATGTCATCTTCAGGGAAAGGTCAATCATTAGTAAAGTCTGAAAGTGAAATTGAATCTGCATGGAAATTTGCAGCAAGTGGCGGGAGAGTAGATCAAGGTGTTGTGATAGCAGAGGGTTTAATTGATTTTGATTATGAAATTACATTACTCACTGTTAGGTCGAAGGACTCAAATGGTGAAGTTTGCACAAAATTTTGTGATCCGATAGGACACCATCAAGAAAATGGAGATTATATCGAAAGTTTTCAACCACAACCGATGAGTGAGGCTGCACTGGTAAAGTCAAAAAAAATTGCAAAGATAATAACTGATTCCTTAGGTGGTCTTGGTATTTTTGGTGTTGAATTATTCATTAAGAAGGACGAAGTATGGTTTTCAGAGGTAAGTCCCAGACCTCATGATACCGGGATGGTCACAATGGCATCTCAAAGACAATCTGAATTTAAGTTGCATGCTAAGGCAATTCTTGGGTTACCGGTTGATACATCTTTGTTAAGTCCAAGCGCAAGTAAAGTGATTTATGGTGATCACGATGCTGATCATATTTATTTTGAGGGAGTTGATCAGGCACTTCAAATTCCTGGTGTTGATATTAGGCTATTTGGTAAACCAAAATCACTTAAGAAGAGAAGAATGGGGGTCATATTAGCTTCATCAAATACTATGCAGGCTGCACTACACAATGTAAAAGAAGCGGCCTTAAAAATTAAAATAAAACTAAAGAGATAGAGTAATGAAAAAAATAGTATTAGTTTTTATATTTCTTGCAGCAGTTCTTGGAGGTTTGACTTATTGGTTTTTTGAGAATTTAGATGATTTTATCAAAAGTTATATGGTCGAGTATGGTTCCAAAATGACCAAAACTGATGTTGAAGTTGACTCTGTCAAAACTGACATTTCAAAAGGGGAGATTTTGATCAATAGAATTGGTATTGAGAACCCAAAAAGCTTTAGTAATAACGAAGCCTTTGAGGTAAAAAAGGTTAAGATTCACGTTAATAAAGAATCGTTAAATCAAGATGTTATAGAGGTTCCACTTGTTTTGATTAATAATCCAGAGATTATCTACGAATATAATGGGAAAAAGACCAACTTTAATGTACTTAAAGATAATATCCAAAATTATCAAAAAAATGAAAATAATTCATCCAATGAAAAAAAAATAGGCGAAGTAACTGAAAAAAAGCAAACAAAAGAAAATAAAGATAAAAAAACCTCTAAAACTTTTTTTATTAAGGAATTAATAATTGTAGATCTAGAGGTAAAAGCAAGAGTAAGTTCTATAAAAAAAGATTTTTTAAATAAAAAAATTCCATTGATAATAATAAAAAATATTGGCTCAGAAACAAAGGGGGCCTCACCTGAATTTATTTTAGAAAGTGTTATCTTTAAAATAGATGATAATTTAGAAACTTTATTTGACTTTAAATCACTTAAAACAGATATCAGAAACAATGCTAAAAAAATCATTGAAAAGTTTAAAGGAGTGCAGAAAAGTAATTCTGATAAAGAAAATATAGATAACAAAAAAATAATTAATAATCTCAAAGATTTGTTCTAATACTTAAAAGACAGTAAGTTAAGTTATCCTCTTTGTGCTAAAATCGCGCGTCTAATAAAATTAATGGTCACCCATCAATGAATCAAAAGCTTCGTAATATTGCAATTATTGCCCATGTTGATCATGGTAAAACCACTCTTGTCGATAAATTATTACAACAATCAGGTACATTCGCTGAGCATCAGCAAGTGAGTGAACGTGTCATGGATTCTAACGATCTTGAAAAAGAACGTGGTATTACCATCCTATCTAAAAATACAGCGATTAATTATGAAGATCACCATATTAATATTGTAGATACTCCAGGCCATGCTGATTTTGGAGGTGAGGTTGAAAGAGTTTTAGGCATGGTTGATGGTGTTGTTTTACTTGTAGATGCCGTTGATGGACCAATGCCGCAAACACGTTTTGTCACCAAAAAAGCATTAGCACTTGGTTTAAAGCCTATAGTTGTCATTAATAAAATAGATCGCCCAGGAGCTAGGGCAGATTGGGTGATTAACCATACTTTTGATTTGTTTGCTAATTTAGGTGCCACTGATGAGCAGCTTGATTTTCCGGTTGTTTATGCATCAGCTTTAAATGGCTATGCAAAAATGAAAGAGGAAGATGAAACAAAAGATATGACTGCTCTATTCAAGACTATTTTATTCCATGTTGAGCCACCAGAAGGTGATACGGCAGCTCCCTTACAGTTTCAAATTTCTGCTCTTGATTACTCCTCATACACAGGAAGAATGGGGATTGGCCGAATTCGTAACGGTATTTTAAGGCCTGGCAGTCCCGTTTCAATTATGTTGGGAGATGAAAAAGTTGGCCAGGGAAAAATAAATGAGGTTTTTGGTTATGAAGGGCTCGAAAAGGTTAGTGTAAAACAGGCAGAGGCAGGTGAAATTGTAATTGTGACTGGAATTGAGGATATCGGTATTGGTGTTACGATTGCGCAACTTGATAACCCTTCAGGTCTTCCAATAATCCCTATCGATGAACCCACATTAAATATGGACTTTATGGTTAATACCTCACCTCTTGCTGGTAAAGAGGGTAAGTTTGTGACGAGTAGGCAGATAAAAGAGAGGCTCACAAAGGAATTATTAGTTAACGTTGCCCTGAGAGTAGAAGATACTGAAGATGCAGATGTTTTTCGGGTTTCAGGAAGGGGTGAGCTACATTTAACAATTCTCCTAGAGAATATGAGAAGGGAAGGTTATGAAGTTGCTGTAGGTAAACCTCAGGTTGTTTACAAAGAAATTGATGGAAATAAATGTGAGCCATATGAGAGCCTCACAGTAGATATAGAAGATGAAACACAAGGCGCCGTGATGGAAGAGTTAGGGCGAAGAAAAGGTGAATTGACTAATATGGAGTCTGATGGACTCGGTAGGACTCGTCTTGAGTATACAATCCCTGCAAGAGGTCTTATTGGATTTCAAGGTGAATTTCTGACAATGACTAAGGGGACTGGGATTATGTCGCATGTTTTCGAGGAATATCTACCTGTTAAGACTGAAATTCCTGGAAGAAGGAATGGCGTTTTAATTTCTTCAGAGAAGGGTGAGGCAGTGGCTTATGCTTTATGGAAATTACAGGACAGAGGCAGAATGTTTGTTCATCCAGGTGATAAGCTCTATGAAGGCATGGTCATTGGTATTCATTCTCGAGATAATGACTTAATTGTTAATCCAATCAAGGGAAAGCAGCTTACAAACGTTAGGTCTTCCGGTACAGATGAGGCTGTTAGGCTGGTCCCACCCATTCAAATGAGTTTAGAATATGCAGTTGAATTCATTGATGACGATGAGCTTGTTGAAATTACGCCTGAATCAATCAGAATCAGGAAACGATATCTAATTGAGCACGAGAGAAAGAGGGCGTCCAGAGAAGCTTAATCTAGCTCTTGAGCAGCAATATAGTCCTCGTAGTTGCCTGTGTAATCAATAATTTTGTCAGATTTTATTTCAAAAATGCGAGTTGCTACCGAGCTTACAAATTCACGATCGTGTGTTACAAAAAATACCGTTCCTTTATATTTATCCAAGGCTGTATTTAATGATTCAATTGATTCCATATCCATATGATTCGTGGGTTCATCTAATAACAAAACATTATTTCTTTCGAGCATAATTTTTCCAAATAACATCCGACCTTGCTCTCCACCTGACAATACATTCACTTTCTTTTTAAAATCGTCTCCAGAAAATAATAATCGGCCTAAAATACTCTTAATAGATTGGTCATCATCTTGCGCTTGTTTGAAATCATTTATCCAATCAAATATTGGAGTACTTTTATCAAATTCGTCGTTATGGTCTTGTGCAAAATAACTTATTTTTGCTTTTTCAGCCCATTTGACTGATCCATCATTAGGATTAACTGTATTTGCAAGAATTTTAAGTAAGGTAGATTTGCCTATGCCATTTTCACCAATAATGGCAACTTTTTCTCCAGCCTCAACCATAAAATTTAAATTATTAAATAAGGGCTTTTCATAAGCGTGACTTAATTTATTAACTGTAACTGCTTGACGATACAATTTATCTTTTTCTTCGTATTCAAATCGAATAAACGGATACTGTCTGCTTGATGGCTTCATATCCTCTATTTTTATTTTATCAATTTGTTTTGCTCTTGATGTTGCTTGCTTGGCTTTGGATGCATTTGCTGAGAATCTTCTGACAAACTCTTGAAGTTCGGCTACTTGTGCTTTAGCTTTTTCATTTGCTTTGAGTTGCTGCGATTTTACTGTCGCACTTGCTGCCATAAAGTCATCATAATTACCTGGATAAACTGTTAACTTTTGATAATCCATATCTGCTGTATGAGTGCATACTTGATTAAGAAAATGACGATCATGCGAAATAATAATCATGGTCGAATTTCTTGAATTAATTATCTTTTCAAGCCATCGAATTGTATTAATGTCCAGATTGTTGGTAGGTTCATCAAGCAACAGAATGTCTGGGTCTGCAAATAGTGCTTGAGCTAATAAAACTCTAAGTTTTAACCCAGGTGGGATTGCACTCATAGCTCCATCATGAAAGCTATTTTCGATACCTACACCATCTAACAACTCCCCAGCCCTTGACTCAGCTGTATAGCCATCATATTCCGCATAAACTGTTTCTAGTTCGGCAGCCTTCATATAATCTTCATCTGTTGCATCTGGGTTCGCATAAAGCTTATTTTTTTCCTCATTAGCATTCCACATTTCTTCATGACCCATCATGACAACGTCAAGAACCCTCAGCTCTTCATATGCAAATTGATCTTGTCTCAGCCAAGCAACTCTTTCGTTTGATTCAATGGCAATTGAACCCGAGGTGGGCTCAAGCTCTTTAGCAAGAATTTTCATAAAGGTGGATTTACCACAACCATTTGCACCAATAAGACCATAGCGGTTACCGTCTCCAAACTTTATTGATATATCCTCAAAAAGGGGTTTTGAACCAAATTGCATCGTAATATTATTTGTAATTAGCAAGTCTAGGGGCCTTTATTCCTTGATAATAGTTAGAAAATTATGATTTTAAATATGTTGAAGTTAAAAATTTTTACGAATTATAGCTTGTACTGTATGTTTACGATAGTTAAAATTTCATTTCCTGAGGGTTTTATCCAAACAACTTCATCATCTAGAGCGTTTCCAATTAGAGCTTTCGCAAGAGGTGAGTTGTATGCGATTTTATTTATTTTAACATTTGCTTCGTCTTCACCAACAATTTGAAAATTAAGAATTTCTCCTAATTCATTTTCGATATCAACCGAAGCAGAAAAAAGAACCTTATTTTTATCCTGCTCTTGGGGGTTAACTAAAATTGCTGATTCAAGTCGGTTAATAAAGTATCTTAAATCACGCTCCAATTGCAATTTTTTTTGCTTATGTATGGAGTCGGTAGTGAGGGATGATTTTGTTCTTTCCTCTTCCAAATATGAGATTTTTGTTTCTAGCTCCATAAGCCCATAAGGAGTTACGTAATTTTTTTCAGAGCTTATAGGGCGTTCTGGCACATCTATTCCAGCA is a window of Methylophilales bacterium DNA encoding:
- the purT gene encoding formate-dependent phosphoribosylglycinamide formyltransferase; translation: MDIGTPLSASSTRVMLLGAGELGKEVIISFQRLGVEVIAVDRYQNAPGHQVAHRAYVIDMTNEKQLREIIKKEKPHYIVPEIEAINTDFLSEVDSEGYSKVIPSLKAVQLTMNREGIRRLASEELGLPTSNYGFARSFEELKDLILNKIKFPCFIKPTMSSSGKGQSLVKSESEIESAWKFAASGGRVDQGVVIAEGLIDFDYEITLLTVRSKDSNGEVCTKFCDPIGHHQENGDYIESFQPQPMSEAALVKSKKIAKIITDSLGGLGIFGVELFIKKDEVWFSEVSPRPHDTGMVTMASQRQSEFKLHAKAILGLPVDTSLLSPSASKVIYGDHDADHIYFEGVDQALQIPGVDIRLFGKPKSLKKRRMGVILASSNTMQAALHNVKEAALKIKIKLKR
- the typA gene encoding translational GTPase TypA, coding for MNQKLRNIAIIAHVDHGKTTLVDKLLQQSGTFAEHQQVSERVMDSNDLEKERGITILSKNTAINYEDHHINIVDTPGHADFGGEVERVLGMVDGVVLLVDAVDGPMPQTRFVTKKALALGLKPIVVINKIDRPGARADWVINHTFDLFANLGATDEQLDFPVVYASALNGYAKMKEEDETKDMTALFKTILFHVEPPEGDTAAPLQFQISALDYSSYTGRMGIGRIRNGILRPGSPVSIMLGDEKVGQGKINEVFGYEGLEKVSVKQAEAGEIVIVTGIEDIGIGVTIAQLDNPSGLPIIPIDEPTLNMDFMVNTSPLAGKEGKFVTSRQIKERLTKELLVNVALRVEDTEDADVFRVSGRGELHLTILLENMRREGYEVAVGKPQVVYKEIDGNKCEPYESLTVDIEDETQGAVMEELGRRKGELTNMESDGLGRTRLEYTIPARGLIGFQGEFLTMTKGTGIMSHVFEEYLPVKTEIPGRRNGVLISSEKGEAVAYALWKLQDRGRMFVHPGDKLYEGMVIGIHSRDNDLIVNPIKGKQLTNVRSSGTDEAVRLVPPIQMSLEYAVEFIDDDELVEITPESIRIRKRYLIEHERKRASREA
- a CDS encoding ABC-F family ATPase, with the translated sequence MLITNNITMQFGSKPLFEDISIKFGDGNRYGLIGANGCGKSTFMKILAKELEPTSGSIAIESNERVAWLRQDQFAYEELRVLDVVMMGHEEMWNANEEKNKLYANPDATDEDYMKAAELETVYAEYDGYTAESRAGELLDGVGIENSFHDGAMSAIPPGLKLRVLLAQALFADPDILLLDEPTNNLDINTIRWLEKIINSRNSTMIIISHDRHFLNQVCTHTADMDYQKLTVYPGNYDDFMAASATVKSQQLKANEKAKAQVAELQEFVRRFSANASKAKQATSRAKQIDKIKIEDMKPSSRQYPFIRFEYEEKDKLYRQAVTVNKLSHAYEKPLFNNLNFMVEAGEKVAIIGENGIGKSTLLKILANTVNPNDGSVKWAEKAKISYFAQDHNDEFDKSTPIFDWINDFKQAQDDDQSIKSILGRLLFSGDDFKKKVNVLSGGEQGRMLFGKIMLERNNVLLLDEPTNHMDMESIESLNTALDKYKGTVFFVTHDREFVSSVATRIFEIKSDKIIDYTGNYEDYIAAQELD
- a CDS encoding GreA/GreB family elongation factor, producing MSRAFVKENDLEHAGIDVPERPISSEKNYVTPYGLMELETKISYLEEERTKSSLTTDSIHKQKKLQLERDLRYFINRLESAILVNPQEQDKNKVLFSASVDIENELGEILNFQIVGEDEANVKINKIAYNSPLAKALIGNALDDEVVWIKPSGNEILTIVNIQYKL